A genomic window from Triticum urartu cultivar G1812 chromosome 7, Tu2.1, whole genome shotgun sequence includes:
- the LOC125523595 gene encoding protein CHUP1, chloroplastic-like: MKEEIMFDNQSKPCRSRVDSKSNQNPLKPKFGSSWGSQIVKGFTADKKTKKTSAIASKKPPLASVENVNQSNQQVTYQSRVKRSLIGDFPCSPAGAQVHPHAFDCHGIRSPASHDLFLELDHLREQLRESKERESALQSELQQCRENPRVSALEKELDSRKNEIDKLARLKTSLETEKTSLSEQLSVLSSMVEQHEETVRLDGHGNRASSADGDNVYSSGNLEFEVVELRRLNKELQFQKRSLAIKLSSAESKLAVLEKNAESEIVAKVQAEASLLRHTNANLSKQVEGLQMSRLTEVEELAYLRWINSCLRHELCSSDQTARAITDLDYNDGMACNDDHCDGNTRNGENSSDDKRLSIAERIKQWSQNDTNCQTSKKESLLDRAWIEATEPRSPTRRHSLGGSKGCAQDLNIVKRRQSDTFICLPEATEEAVSCNKDQASREKRELLVDKYDFGQSDSSRFALGKPEICKSQCLDVEKRTLRIPNPPPRPSVSLPHSGPSNGSTVNPPRPPPPPPPPKFSTRSTGVMKRAPQVAELYHSLMRRDSKKDTSGGGITETANSANVRSSMIGEIENRSSHLQAIKADVETQGEFVKSLIKEVTDAAYKDIEDVVAFVKWLDDELGFLVDERAVLKHFDWPERKSDTLREAAFGYQDLKKLESEVSNYKDDPRLPCDIALKKMITVSEKTERGVYNVLRTRDAMMRQCKEFNIPVDWMLDNNLISKIKFASVKLANMYMKRVAMELQYMGPLNKDLALEYMLLQAVRFAFRIHQFAGGFDTETMDAFEELRNLVHVRNSTQ; this comes from the exons ATGAAAGAGGAGATCATGTTCGACAACCAATCCAAGCCATGCAGATCGAGGGTTGACTCCAAGAGTAACCAAAATCCTCTCAAGCCCAAGTTCGGGTCATCATGGGGATCCCAAATTGTCAAGGGGTTCACAGCCGACAAGAAAACCAAGAAGACATCAGCTATTGCAAGCAAGAAGCCGCCTCTTGCAAGCGTGGAGAATGTTAACCAGAGCAACCAACAGGTTACATACCAATCTAGGGTTAAGAGATCTCTGATAGGAGATTTTCCTTGCTCGCCTGCTGGTGCTCAAGTTCATCCCCATGCCTTTGATTGCCACGGTATTAGGTCCCCGGCATCTCATGATCTTTTTCTTGAGTTGGACCATCTCAGGGAACAACTGCGTGAGTCCAAGGAAAGAGAATCAGCTTTGCAATCAGAGTTGCAGCAATGCAGAGAAAATCCAAGGGTTTCGGCACTTGAGAAGGAGCTTGATTCTAGGAAGAATGAGATTGACAAGCTTGCACGGCTTAAAACTTCACTAGAAACTGAGAAAACAAGCCTTTCTGAACAGCTATCAGTTCTATCTTCTATGGTGGAGCAGCATGAAGAAACTGTAAGATTGGATGGGCATGGCAATCGCGCTTCTAGTGCGGATGGGGACAATGTATATTCTTCAGGAAACTTGGAGTTTGAAGTTGTTGAGCTGCGTCGTTTAAACAAGGAGCTTCAGTTTCAGAAACGAAGTCTTGCAATCAAGCTCTCTTCAGCAGAGTCCAAATTGGCTGTCCTTGAAAAGAATGCAGAG AGCGAGATAGTCGCCAAGGTTCAAGCAGAGGCCTCATTGTTGCGGCACACCAATGCAAACTTGAGCAAGCAAGTTGAGGGCCTGCAAATGAGTCGGCTGACTGAGGTTGAGGAGCTTGCTTATCTTCGCTGGATCAATTCATGTTTACGTCATGAGCTCTGTAGCTCGGATCAAACAGCCAGAGCAATCACTGATCTTGATTATAATGATGGTATGGCTTGTAATGATGATCATTGTGATGGCAACACCAGAAATGGTGAGAACAGTTCTGATGATAAAAGGCTCAGCATTGCCGAACGTATCAAGCAATGGTCTCAGAACGATACAAACTGTCAAACATCTAAAAAGGAATCTCTTCTTGATAGAGCATGGATTGAAGCCACAGAACCGCGAAGCCCCACACGTAGGCACTCACTTGGTGGATCAAAGGGATGTGCACAGGACTTGAACATTGTGAAGAGGAGGCAATCTGATACCTTTATCTGCCTTCCAGAGGCAACAGAGGAAGCAGTATCCTGTAATAAGGATCAGGCAAGCAGGGAGAAGCGTGAGCTCCTTGTGGACAAGTATGATTTTGGTCAATCTGATAGTTCAAGATTTGCTCTTGGCAAGCCAGAAATATGCAAGTCTCAATGCTTGGATGTCGAAAAGCGCACCCTGCGCATTCCAAACCCTCCACCAAGACCTTCAGTGTCTCTGCCACATTCTGGTCCATCAAATGGATCGACTGTAAATCCACCCCGCCCACCTCCTCCGCCTCCCCCGCCTAAGTTTTCCACAAGAAGTACTGGAGTCATGAAGAGGGCACCACAAGTTGCAGAGCTATACCATTCACTTATGAGAAGGGATTCAAAGAAAGATACTTCTGGGGGTGGAATCACTGAAACTGCTAACTCCGCAAATGTGCGGAGTAGTATGATTGGTGAAATCGAGAACCGTTCTTCGCATTTGCAGGCT ATCAAGGCGGATGTTGAGACTCAAGGTGAATTTGTGAAATCATTGATCAAGGAGGTGACTGATGCAGCTTACAAAGATATAGAAGACGTTGTTGCATTTGTGAAGTGGCTTGACGATGAACTCGGTTTCCTG GTGGATGAGAGAGCAGTGCTGAAGCATTTTGATTGGCCCGAGAGGAAGTCGGACACTTTACGAGAGGCGGCTTTTGGCTACCAAGACCTCAAAAAATTGGAATCGGAAGTTTCTAACTATAAAGACGATCCACGCCTTCCCTGTGACATTGCACTTAAGAAAATGATAACAGTGTCTGAAAA GACGGAGCGAGGTGTGTACAACGTTCTGAGGACGAGGGATGCAATGATGAGGCAGTGCAAGGAGTTCAACATTCCAGTTGACTGGATGCTTGACAACAATCTCATTAGCAAG ATCAAATTTGCTTCTGTGAAATTAGCAAATATGTACATGAAAAGAGTTGCTATGGAGCTTCAGTACATGGGACCTCTGAACAAGGATCTAGCTCTGGAGTACATGCTCCTTCAGGCTGTGAGATTTGCCTTCAGAATTCATCAG TTTGCTGGAGGATTCGACACGGAGACCATGGATGCATTTGAGGAGCTGAGGAATCTTGTTCATGTCAGGAACAGTACCCAGTAG